The following proteins come from a genomic window of Mycobacterium sp. DL:
- the recR gene encoding recombination mediator RecR: MFEGPVQDLIDELGKLPGIGPKSAQRIAFHLLSVEPPDIDRLTAVLGKVRDGVKFCAVCGNVSDEDRCRICSDSRRDASLVCVVEEPKDVQAVERTREFRGRYHVLGGALDPLSGIGPDQLRIRELLNRIGERVDGVDVAEVIIATDPNTEGEATATYLVRMLRDIPGLSVTRIASGLPMGGDLEFADELTLGRALVGRRAMA, encoded by the coding sequence TTGTTCGAAGGACCGGTCCAGGATCTGATCGACGAGCTGGGCAAGCTGCCCGGCATCGGGCCGAAGAGTGCCCAGCGCATCGCGTTCCACCTGCTCTCGGTCGAGCCGCCGGACATCGACCGGCTCACCGCCGTCCTCGGCAAGGTCCGCGACGGGGTGAAGTTCTGCGCGGTGTGCGGAAACGTCAGCGACGAGGACCGCTGCCGCATCTGCAGCGACTCGCGCCGCGACGCCTCCCTGGTCTGTGTCGTCGAGGAACCCAAGGATGTGCAGGCGGTCGAACGCACCCGGGAGTTCCGCGGTCGCTACCACGTGCTCGGCGGCGCGCTCGACCCGCTGTCGGGCATCGGCCCGGACCAGCTGCGAATCCGCGAGCTGCTCAACAGGATCGGCGAGCGGGTCGACGGTGTCGACGTCGCCGAGGTGATCATCGCCACCGATCCGAACACCGAGGGTGAGGCCACCGCGACGTATCTGGTGCGGATGCTGCGCGACATCCCCGGGCTGTCCGTGACGCGGATCGCCTCGGGCCTGCCGATGGGCGGTGATCTGGAGTTCGCCGACGAGTTGACGCTGGGTCGCGCGCTGGTCGGCCGCCGCGCGATGGCCTGA
- a CDS encoding DUF559 domain-containing protein: MNRVVLGGEAVRAGVVTRHELARDYTTLYRGVFVRKGMEITLRDRAIGAWLATGRKGAIAGVAAAALHGAPWIDADIPIEVTGVKCRPRDGLIIRTDSLPGNQITRRSGLPVTTRIRTAFDLGRHLDRPEALARLDALMWNQHFDVADVVSLADRLPRLRGIAQLRELLPLVDGGAASPRESELRLRLLDKGFPRPETQIPVLAGSRPVAFLDMGWPEHRVAVEYDGDHHRKNRKQYVKDIKRLRMLEAMGWTVIRVIAEDEAEQWLDRVDAALRERGCPTPVGVPRGVPGAAA; this comes from the coding sequence GTGAACAGGGTCGTGCTGGGCGGGGAGGCTGTCAGGGCCGGTGTAGTGACCAGGCATGAGTTGGCGCGCGATTACACGACGCTCTACCGCGGCGTGTTCGTGCGCAAGGGTATGGAGATCACGCTGCGTGACCGGGCGATCGGCGCCTGGTTGGCCACCGGACGCAAAGGGGCGATCGCCGGCGTTGCGGCAGCCGCTTTGCACGGTGCGCCGTGGATCGACGCCGATATCCCGATCGAAGTGACGGGCGTCAAGTGCCGCCCTCGCGACGGATTGATCATCCGCACCGACTCCCTTCCCGGCAACCAGATCACCCGTCGCTCAGGCCTTCCCGTCACCACGCGCATCCGGACGGCTTTCGACCTCGGCCGTCACCTCGACAGACCCGAGGCGCTGGCCCGACTCGATGCGTTGATGTGGAACCAGCACTTCGACGTTGCCGACGTCGTCAGCCTGGCTGATCGGCTGCCGCGGCTGCGGGGGATCGCTCAGCTCAGAGAGCTGCTCCCGCTCGTCGACGGCGGAGCCGCTTCGCCACGGGAAAGCGAACTGCGATTGCGTCTGCTGGACAAGGGTTTTCCCCGGCCCGAGACGCAGATCCCGGTTCTGGCGGGCTCTCGACCCGTCGCGTTCTTGGACATGGGGTGGCCCGAACACCGTGTCGCTGTCGAATACGACGGTGATCATCACCGGAAGAACCGGAAGCAGTACGTCAAGGACATCAAGCGGCTGCGGATGCTCGAGGCGATGGGGTGGACGGTGATCCGGGTGATCGCCGAGGATGAAGCCGAGCAGTGGCTGGATCGGGTCGACGCGGCGCTGCGGGAGCGGGGTTGCCCTACACCCGTCGGGGTGCCGCGAGGCGTTCCCGGCGCAGCTGCGTGA
- a CDS encoding SRPBCC family protein, with protein sequence MGQVSASSTVLIDADPATVFGAVADYQAMRPRILSEHYSGYRVLEGGQGAGTVATWKLQATKSRSRDVKADVDVAGHTVIEKDANSSMVTNWTVAPAGPGSSVTVKTSWQGAGGIGGFFEKTFAPIGLRKIQAVVLGNLKREVEGTLGSEN encoded by the coding sequence ATGGGACAGGTCAGCGCGTCCAGCACGGTCCTGATCGACGCCGACCCGGCGACCGTCTTCGGCGCCGTCGCGGACTACCAGGCCATGCGCCCGAGAATCCTCTCCGAGCACTACAGCGGCTACCGGGTACTCGAGGGCGGCCAGGGTGCCGGAACGGTTGCCACCTGGAAGCTGCAGGCCACCAAGTCGCGGTCCCGCGACGTGAAGGCTGACGTCGACGTCGCAGGTCACACCGTTATCGAGAAGGACGCGAACTCGTCGATGGTGACGAACTGGACCGTCGCGCCGGCAGGTCCGGGATCGTCGGTGACGGTCAAGACGTCGTGGCAGGGTGCGGGCGGGATCGGCGGCTTCTTCGAGAAGACTTTCGCCCCGATCGGCCTGCGCAAGATCCAGGCCGTAGTGCTCGGAAACCTCAAGCGTGAGGTCGAGGGCACCCTCGGATCGGAGAACTGA
- a CDS encoding YbaB/EbfC family nucleoid-associated protein gives MQPGGQPDMSALLAQAQQVQQQLMEAQEALANAEVHGQAGGGLVQVSMRGSGEVVAVAIDPKVVDPSDVETLQDLIVGAIGDAAKQVTILAHDRLGPLAGGMGGLGLPGM, from the coding sequence ATGCAGCCCGGTGGTCAACCCGATATGTCAGCACTGCTCGCGCAGGCCCAGCAGGTACAGCAGCAGTTGATGGAGGCCCAGGAGGCCCTCGCCAATGCCGAGGTGCACGGCCAGGCGGGCGGTGGCCTGGTCCAGGTCAGCATGCGTGGCAGCGGCGAGGTGGTGGCCGTGGCGATCGACCCCAAGGTGGTCGACCCCTCCGACGTCGAGACTCTTCAGGACCTGATCGTCGGCGCGATCGGCGACGCGGCCAAGCAGGTGACCATCCTGGCGCACGACAGGCTCGGCCCGCTGGCGGGCGGAATGGGCGGCCTCGGGCTGCCGGGGATGTGA
- a CDS encoding GGDEF domain-containing protein, which translates to MAGMGVVAQFLPYGPNSLTSRLILVVVIISATVVGARWLLTPWPRYGAAVAFVIWADCALALGASTMSTPQAQLCSTLYMGLVGVFAAFLLSPRILYLHCAGGFLVIAAITGWATASGQSDLMELSVFYMPALTWVVFVPLGGLALIVGGRRAIRRTARSAAYDPLTGLRNRRGMTAAVGSALRELTGPTTMFVAVCDVDRFKELNDRQGHAAGDAALEHMAGKLRDIARPGEVVARIGGDELVLVGFLDDADDVAELSDRLAPLTRGEIDGTELSASVGVAALATDASHFMVDDVVRHADAAMYEAKRAGGGRCAVYAHAPVPRVLSSSPAGSALAAPPSR; encoded by the coding sequence ATGGCGGGCATGGGCGTGGTTGCGCAGTTCCTGCCCTACGGCCCCAACAGCCTCACGAGCAGGCTGATTCTCGTCGTCGTGATCATTTCCGCGACCGTGGTCGGGGCGCGCTGGCTGTTGACGCCGTGGCCGCGGTACGGCGCTGCGGTGGCGTTCGTGATCTGGGCGGACTGTGCGCTCGCGTTGGGCGCGTCGACGATGTCCACGCCGCAGGCCCAACTTTGCTCCACGCTCTACATGGGCTTGGTCGGCGTGTTCGCTGCCTTTCTACTCAGCCCCCGAATCCTGTACCTGCACTGCGCTGGCGGATTTCTGGTGATCGCGGCGATCACCGGCTGGGCCACCGCTTCCGGACAATCCGACCTGATGGAGTTGTCCGTCTTCTACATGCCGGCGTTGACGTGGGTGGTTTTTGTGCCGCTGGGTGGTCTCGCGCTGATCGTGGGCGGACGGCGCGCAATCCGCAGGACCGCCAGGTCGGCCGCCTACGATCCGTTGACCGGACTGCGGAACCGCCGGGGGATGACCGCCGCTGTCGGCTCGGCACTGCGCGAGCTGACCGGGCCGACGACGATGTTCGTCGCGGTGTGCGACGTCGACCGCTTCAAAGAACTCAACGACCGCCAAGGCCACGCCGCAGGCGACGCGGCGTTGGAGCACATGGCGGGAAAGCTTCGCGACATCGCTCGACCGGGCGAGGTCGTCGCACGGATCGGCGGCGACGAACTGGTGCTCGTCGGATTTCTCGACGATGCCGACGACGTGGCGGAACTCTCCGACCGGCTGGCCCCCCTGACACGCGGCGAGATCGACGGAACCGAACTCAGCGCCAGCGTCGGTGTCGCGGCGTTGGCGACCGATGCCTCACACTTCATGGTCGACGATGTCGTCCGGCATGCCGATGCGGCGATGTACGAGGCGAAACGGGCCGGTGGCGGTCGGTGCGCGGTCTACGCCCACGCACCGGTGCCTAGGGTGCTTTCTTCTTCTCCCGCAGGATCAGCACTGGCAGCACCACCGTCGCGATAG
- a CDS encoding MurT ligase domain-containing protein, with product MVTGRGRIALAAGAAARWGSRVTGRGVGAMIGGLVAMTLDRSILSQLGRDRRAVVVTGTNGKSTTTRMTAAALATLGPVATNAEGANMDAGLVAALAAAPGATLAALEVDEMHVPHVLDAVQAAVVVLLNLSRDQLDRVGEINHIERTLRSGLARHPSAVVVANCDDVLMASAAYDSPNVVWVAAGGGWASDSVSCPRSGEIIVREQSHWYSTGQDFKRPDPAWWFDDTHIHGPDGLSLPMTLALPGAVNRGNATHAVAAAVTLGADPAAAVAAVSLVDEVAGRYRTVQLGAHTARVLLAKNPAGWQEALSMVDRDAAGVVIAVNGQVPDGEDLSWLWDVRFEHFDTVQVVAAGERGTDLAVRLGYAGVEHTLVHDTMRAIDSCPPGHVEVIANYTAFLQLNRILERLA from the coding sequence ATGGTTACCGGACGGGGTCGGATCGCGCTCGCGGCGGGCGCCGCCGCGCGGTGGGGGTCGCGGGTCACCGGCAGGGGTGTCGGAGCCATGATCGGCGGCCTGGTCGCGATGACGCTGGATCGCTCGATCCTGAGCCAGCTGGGTCGCGACCGCCGCGCAGTCGTCGTGACCGGCACCAACGGTAAGTCCACGACAACCCGCATGACAGCGGCCGCACTGGCCACGCTCGGACCTGTGGCCACCAACGCCGAGGGCGCCAACATGGACGCCGGCCTGGTGGCCGCGCTGGCCGCCGCACCCGGCGCAACGCTTGCCGCCCTCGAGGTCGACGAGATGCACGTCCCGCACGTCTTGGATGCGGTGCAAGCCGCCGTCGTCGTCCTGCTCAATCTGTCTCGCGACCAGCTCGACCGGGTCGGTGAGATCAACCACATCGAACGCACCCTGCGCAGCGGGCTGGCCCGGCACCCGTCGGCGGTGGTCGTGGCCAACTGCGACGACGTGCTGATGGCGTCGGCCGCCTACGACAGCCCGAACGTGGTGTGGGTCGCGGCGGGTGGCGGCTGGGCGAGCGATTCGGTGAGCTGCCCGCGCTCCGGGGAGATCATCGTGCGGGAACAGTCGCACTGGTACTCCACCGGCCAGGATTTCAAGCGCCCCGACCCTGCCTGGTGGTTCGACGACACCCACATCCACGGACCCGACGGCCTGTCCCTGCCGATGACCCTGGCGCTGCCCGGCGCGGTCAACCGCGGCAACGCGACACACGCGGTCGCCGCGGCGGTGACACTGGGCGCCGATCCCGCCGCAGCGGTCGCGGCGGTGTCACTGGTCGACGAGGTGGCGGGCCGGTACCGGACCGTGCAACTCGGCGCGCACACCGCACGCGTGTTGCTCGCGAAGAACCCGGCCGGTTGGCAGGAGGCGCTGTCGATGGTGGACCGCGATGCCGCGGGGGTGGTGATCGCGGTCAACGGGCAGGTACCCGACGGCGAGGACCTGTCCTGGCTGTGGGACGTGCGCTTCGAACACTTTGACACGGTGCAGGTGGTCGCTGCCGGCGAACGTGGCACCGACCTCGCGGTGCGTCTGGGCTATGCGGGCGTCGAGCACACGCTGGTGCACGACACGATGCGCGCGATCGATTCGTGCCCGCCCGGCCACGTCGAGGTCATCGCGAACTACACCGCATTCCTGCAGTTGAACCGAATCCTGGAGCGCCTCGCATGA
- a CDS encoding FAD-binding oxidoreductase, which translates to MSVASTDARAAHTDGVRRLLSSYRAIPADASVRLAKPTSNLFRARAKNTGPGLDTSGLTHVIAVDPHTRTADVAGMCTYEDLVAATLPYGLSPLVVPQLKTITLGGAVTGLGIESASFRNGLPHESVLEMDILTGTGEILRASPDENPELFRAFPNSYGTLGYSVRLKIELEPVKPFVALRHVRFGSLTDLVDAMEAIITSGEFDGERVDYLDGVVFTADEGYLCLGTQSATPGPVSDYTGSDIYYQSIQHEGGEKHDRLTIHDYLWRWDTDWFWCSRAFGAQNPRIRRWWPRKYRRSSFYWKLIGYDQRFDIADRLEVRNGRPPRERVVQDVEVPIDRTAEFVAWFLDNVPIEPIWLCPLRLRDEGNWPLYPLRPHHSYVNIGFWSSVPVGPEEGHTNKLIERRVSELNGHKSLYSDAYYSPEEFDELYGGETYKTVKKTYDPDSRFLDLYAKAVKRQ; encoded by the coding sequence GTGTCTGTCGCCTCGACCGACGCACGTGCCGCTCATACCGACGGCGTGCGGCGGCTTCTTTCCAGTTATCGGGCGATTCCCGCCGACGCCTCGGTTCGGCTGGCCAAGCCGACGTCCAACCTGTTCCGCGCCCGCGCCAAGAACACCGGCCCCGGCCTGGACACCTCAGGGTTGACACACGTCATCGCGGTCGATCCGCACACCCGCACCGCCGACGTGGCCGGCATGTGCACCTACGAGGACCTGGTGGCCGCCACGCTGCCGTATGGGCTCTCGCCGCTGGTGGTCCCCCAGCTCAAGACCATCACCCTCGGCGGTGCGGTGACCGGGCTCGGCATCGAGTCGGCGTCGTTCCGCAACGGTCTGCCCCACGAGTCCGTCCTGGAGATGGACATCCTCACCGGCACCGGCGAGATTCTGCGGGCATCGCCCGACGAGAACCCCGAACTGTTCCGGGCGTTTCCGAATTCCTATGGCACGTTGGGTTACTCGGTTCGCCTGAAGATCGAGTTGGAGCCCGTCAAGCCGTTCGTGGCGCTGCGGCACGTCAGATTCGGATCGCTGACCGACCTGGTCGACGCGATGGAGGCGATCATCACCTCCGGCGAATTCGACGGCGAGCGAGTCGATTACCTCGACGGTGTAGTGTTCACCGCCGACGAGGGCTACCTCTGTCTCGGCACCCAGTCGGCCACCCCCGGACCAGTCAGCGATTACACCGGCAGCGACATCTACTACCAGTCGATCCAGCACGAGGGCGGTGAGAAGCACGACCGGCTCACCATCCATGACTACCTGTGGCGGTGGGACACCGACTGGTTCTGGTGCTCCAGAGCGTTCGGCGCCCAGAATCCGCGCATCCGCCGCTGGTGGCCGCGAAAGTACCGGCGCAGCAGCTTCTACTGGAAGCTCATCGGCTACGACCAGCGCTTCGACATCGCCGACCGCCTCGAGGTACGCAACGGCCGGCCCCCACGCGAACGGGTCGTCCAGGACGTCGAGGTGCCGATCGATCGCACCGCCGAGTTCGTGGCATGGTTCCTCGATAACGTACCCATCGAACCGATCTGGTTGTGCCCGTTGAGACTTCGCGACGAGGGCAACTGGCCGCTGTACCCGCTGCGCCCGCACCACAGCTACGTCAACATCGGCTTCTGGTCTTCGGTGCCCGTCGGTCCGGAGGAGGGCCACACCAACAAGCTGATCGAACGCAGGGTCAGCGAACTGAACGGACACAAGTCGCTGTACTCCGACGCGTACTACTCGCCGGAGGAGTTCGACGAACTCTACGGCGGCGAGACCTACAAGACGGTGAAGAAGACCTATGACCCTGACTCACGATTCCTCGATCTGTATGCGAAGGCGGTGAAGAGACAATGA
- a CDS encoding glutamine amidotransferase has protein sequence MTESTVRIGLVLPDVMGTYGDGGNSVVLRQRLRLRGIDAEIVEITLDDPVPSELDIYTLGGAEDYAQRLATKHLIRYPGLQQAISRGAPVLAICAAIQVLGHWYETSAGERVDGVGVLDLTTSPQPERTIGEVTATPLVDGLTEPLTGFENHRGGTVLGADARPLAAVTKGAGNRAGDGVDGAVQGSVVATYLHGCCLARNPELADHLLAEVVGTLAPLQLSEVTQLRRERLAAPRRV, from the coding sequence ATGACCGAATCGACGGTGCGGATCGGGCTGGTGCTGCCCGACGTGATGGGCACCTACGGCGACGGCGGCAACTCGGTGGTGCTGCGACAGAGGTTGCGCCTGAGGGGAATCGACGCCGAGATCGTCGAGATCACGCTCGACGATCCAGTGCCGTCGGAGCTGGACATCTACACCCTCGGCGGCGCCGAGGACTACGCGCAACGGCTGGCCACCAAGCATCTGATCCGCTATCCAGGTCTGCAGCAGGCCATTTCGCGAGGAGCCCCGGTACTGGCGATCTGCGCGGCCATCCAGGTGCTGGGGCACTGGTACGAGACCTCGGCCGGGGAACGCGTCGACGGGGTGGGAGTGCTGGACCTGACGACGTCGCCGCAACCGGAGCGCACCATCGGTGAGGTCACGGCGACTCCGTTGGTCGACGGGTTGACCGAACCGTTGACCGGTTTCGAAAACCACCGCGGTGGAACGGTATTGGGCGCTGACGCGCGGCCACTGGCCGCAGTGACCAAGGGCGCGGGCAACCGGGCCGGGGACGGTGTCGACGGAGCGGTGCAGGGCAGCGTCGTCGCCACCTATCTGCACGGCTGCTGCCTGGCCCGCAATCCGGAGCTCGCCGACCACTTGCTCGCCGAGGTCGTCGGTACGCTGGCGCCGCTGCAACTGTCGGAAGTCACGCAGCTGCGCCGGGAACGCCTCGCGGCACCCCGACGGGTGTAG
- a CDS encoding Rv3717 family N-acetylmuramoyl-L-alanine amidase, whose protein sequence is MHAPARHRVGTRVASALTAGLLVAASTLISPAHAAPTSVAGKIVFLDPGHNGANDASISRQVPTGRGGTKDCQASGTTTGDGYPEHSFTWDTTLRIRQALTALGVRTAMSRGDDTGLGPCVDERAAMANQIRPNAVVSIHGDGGPASGRGFHVLYSSPPLNAAQAGPSVQFARVMRDQLAGSGIPPATYIGSSGLNPRSDIAGLNLAQYPSILVELGNMKNPADSALMTTEQGRQKYADAVVRGIVAFLSSQS, encoded by the coding sequence GTGCACGCGCCAGCCCGCCACCGTGTCGGCACGCGAGTAGCTTCAGCGCTCACCGCCGGACTGCTCGTCGCCGCGTCGACGCTCATCAGCCCTGCCCATGCCGCCCCGACCAGCGTGGCGGGGAAGATCGTCTTCCTCGACCCCGGTCACAACGGCGCCAACGACGCCTCGATCAGCAGACAGGTCCCGACCGGGCGCGGCGGCACCAAGGACTGCCAGGCCAGCGGCACCACCACCGGCGACGGCTATCCCGAGCACAGCTTCACCTGGGACACCACCCTGCGGATCCGGCAGGCGCTGACCGCCCTGGGCGTGCGGACCGCGATGTCGCGGGGCGACGACACCGGCCTGGGCCCGTGCGTCGACGAACGGGCGGCGATGGCGAACCAGATCCGGCCCAACGCCGTGGTCTCGATCCACGGCGACGGCGGCCCGGCCAGCGGGCGTGGTTTCCACGTGTTGTACTCCTCGCCACCGCTGAACGCGGCCCAGGCGGGGCCCTCGGTGCAGTTCGCCAGGGTGATGCGCGATCAGCTCGCCGGTTCGGGCATCCCGCCCGCGACCTACATCGGCTCGTCGGGACTCAATCCGCGCTCCGACATCGCCGGCCTCAACCTGGCTCAGTACCCGTCGATCCTTGTCGAACTGGGCAACATGAAGAATCCGGCCGATTCGGCCCTGATGACAACAGAGCAGGGGCGCCAGAAGTACGCCGACGCCGTCGTCCGCGGCATCGTGGCGTTCCTCAGCTCCCAGAGTTGA
- a CDS encoding class I SAM-dependent methyltransferase, producing the protein MTTFRERATDAADNSEGRLSLAEVLEIFAAGRLPLKFTAYDGSSAGPDDATLGLDLRTPRGTTYLATAPGDLGLARAYVSGDLEALGVHPGDPYDLLAAMAQKMKFKRPPARVLANVIRSIGIEHLVPIAPPPQEALPRWRRFAEGLRHSKTRDAEAIHHHYDVSNTFYEWVLGPSMTYTCACYPHPDATLEEAQENKYRLVFEKLRLQPGDRLLDVGCGWGGMVRHAARNGVKVIGVTLSREQAIWAQKAIAEEGLGDLAEVRHSDYRDVRESQFDAVSSIGLTEHIGVGNYPAYFRFLRSKLRTGGLVLNHCITRHDNRAGATAGGFIDRYVFPDGELTGSGRIITEVQNADLEVLHEENLRHHYALTLRDWCRNLVENWDEAVAEVGLPTAKVWGLYMAGSRIGFEQNAIQLHQVLAVKLDDRGDDHGLPLRPWWNA; encoded by the coding sequence ATGACGACATTTCGGGAACGCGCCACAGATGCGGCGGACAACTCCGAAGGCAGACTCTCACTGGCGGAGGTTCTGGAGATCTTCGCGGCCGGCCGACTGCCGCTGAAATTCACTGCGTACGACGGCAGCAGCGCCGGGCCCGACGACGCCACGTTGGGACTCGACCTGCGGACGCCGCGTGGGACCACCTATCTCGCGACCGCACCGGGCGACCTGGGGCTGGCCCGGGCGTATGTCTCGGGCGACCTGGAAGCCCTCGGCGTCCATCCGGGTGATCCCTACGATCTGCTCGCCGCGATGGCGCAGAAGATGAAGTTCAAGCGCCCGCCCGCGCGGGTGCTGGCCAACGTCATCCGGTCCATCGGCATCGAGCACCTCGTGCCGATCGCACCACCTCCCCAGGAGGCGCTGCCCCGATGGCGACGCTTCGCAGAAGGGTTGCGACACAGCAAGACCCGTGACGCCGAAGCGATCCATCACCACTACGACGTGTCGAACACCTTCTACGAGTGGGTCCTGGGCCCGTCGATGACCTACACCTGCGCCTGCTATCCACATCCGGATGCCACGCTGGAGGAGGCGCAGGAGAACAAGTACCGGCTGGTCTTCGAGAAGCTGCGACTGCAACCGGGTGACCGTCTGCTCGACGTCGGCTGCGGCTGGGGTGGCATGGTGCGCCATGCCGCGCGCAACGGCGTGAAGGTGATCGGCGTGACGCTGTCGCGGGAGCAGGCCATCTGGGCGCAGAAGGCAATCGCCGAGGAGGGTCTGGGAGACCTGGCCGAAGTGCGCCACAGCGACTACCGCGACGTGCGTGAGTCACAGTTCGACGCCGTGTCCTCGATCGGGCTCACCGAGCACATCGGGGTGGGGAACTATCCGGCGTACTTCCGGTTCCTGCGATCGAAGCTGCGTACCGGCGGCCTTGTGCTCAACCACTGCATCACCCGTCACGACAATCGAGCGGGGGCCACTGCCGGCGGGTTCATCGACCGGTACGTGTTCCCCGACGGGGAGCTCACCGGTTCCGGGCGCATCATCACCGAGGTGCAGAACGCCGATCTCGAGGTGCTGCACGAAGAGAACCTGCGCCACCACTACGCGCTGACGCTGCGTGACTGGTGCCGCAACCTCGTCGAGAACTGGGACGAAGCAGTCGCCGAGGTGGGCCTGCCCACCGCCAAGGTATGGGGCCTGTACATGGCCGGATCCCGGATCGGGTTCGAGCAGAACGCTATTCAGCTACACCAGGTACTGGCGGTCAAGCTCGACGATCGCGGCGACGATCACGGGCTGCCGCTGCGGCCCTGGTGGAACGCCTAG
- a CDS encoding phage holin family protein, which produces MIRFLLRVAVFLGSSAIGLLVADWLVPGVSVSVWGFVTAVVIFTVAQAILSPFFLKMASRYASAFLGGIGLVSTFVALVLASLLSNGLSIRGIGSWVAATVLVWLVTAIATVVLPVLILREKKKAP; this is translated from the coding sequence GTGATCCGCTTCCTGCTGCGTGTCGCCGTATTTCTCGGGTCCTCGGCAATCGGGCTGCTCGTCGCCGACTGGTTGGTGCCTGGTGTGTCGGTCTCGGTGTGGGGCTTCGTCACTGCGGTGGTGATCTTCACTGTGGCCCAGGCGATCCTGTCACCGTTCTTCCTGAAGATGGCCAGCCGATACGCCTCGGCGTTCCTCGGCGGCATCGGCTTGGTGTCGACTTTCGTCGCGCTGGTGTTGGCCTCGCTGTTGTCCAACGGGCTCAGCATCCGCGGCATCGGTTCGTGGGTCGCGGCCACCGTGCTGGTCTGGTTGGTCACCGCTATCGCGACGGTGGTGCTGCCAGTGCTGATCCTGCGGGAGAAGAAGAAAGCACCCTAG